The genomic segment CAATTCACGCGGACGCCGTCCGGCGCATAATCCAGCGCAAGCGCTTTCGTCATCGCGATGACCGCACCCTTCGTAGACGCGTAGACGGCGTTCTGCTTCTGGCCGACGAGGCCGTTAAGCGAAGCCATGTTCACGATGTTGCCCTTTGAGCGGCGCAGTGCGGGTATCGTATGCTTGATCGTCAAGTACACGCTCTTCAAATTGATATCGATGACGCGCGTCCACTCCTCCTCGCTTACCTCTTCTAGCGGCTTGGGCAGGATCGTCGCGGCGTTGTTGAGCAGCACGTCGATTGTGCCGTAGGTCTGCAAGACCTCCGCCACGGCGCGCGCGACATCCGATTCCGACGAGACGTCGGCGCGTACCGCGCAGGCTCGCCCGCCTTCGGCCACGATCGCGTCCGCGACGCGGCGCCCGTTGTCCGCGTCGATATCGACTACCGCGACGATCGCGCCTTCGGAAGCGAACCGCCGTGCGGCGATCTCGCCGATGCCCGAAGCGGCTCCCGTAATGAGGCATACCTTCTCGTTTAGCAGCATGGCCTATCCTGCCTTTCTCCGGTTGCTGGTTGGTAGAATAAAAATAATAAATCGTGTACGATTTTAAAAGTATCATACATGATTGATTCCGTAAAGGGGAATCGTTCCCCGTTGTATCTACGAAAAACTGTCGCGCAGACGCTGCCTTGCGCGCTGCAAATGCCGCTCCAAGGCGGCTGTCGCTTCGTCCATATCGTCCGCAAGCAGCGCGCTCAATATCCGGGCGTGCTCCTCTCTTTCGTCTGCGATCGCGATCGTAAAGTTCAGCAGGTTCAAATAGCGGTAAATCCGCTCGATCAACGACACCACCATACGCTGCAAATTCTCATTGTCGGCATACGCCAAAATCGTGCCGTGCAGCCCTTCGTTCATCTTGAACATGCGGCTCGCGGTTTCCTGGCCCGCGTCCGCTTCCTCTTGGGCAGCCGTCGTCTCCGCCAAAATCCTGCGAAGCCGATCCTTCGGGATACGGGTTGCCGCCTTGCGCAGGGCGAGCGACTCCAGAGAAGCGCGGATCTCGAAGATCTCGTCGATGTCTCTCGCGTTCATCGCGGCCACGAACATGCCCTTGAACGGGACCACGGAGACGAGCCCCTCTGACGACAGCCGCGAGAGCGCCTCGCGGATCGGAATGTTGCTGACGCCGAGATCTCTCGCGAGCTTGTCGATATTGATTTTGTCTCCTGCGGACATTTCATGGGATAAAATGCGTTTTTTAAGCAGCGTATACAGCTCGTCGGCGAGGACGTATCGGTTCAAGGAAGGCGGATTGTCCGGCATAGGCTCACCCTTTTTAACGTTTGCTCCATTTTATCATACACGATACATGCCGCGCGCCTGTTTATAACCCGTCTTCCGCTAAAATCAACCGGTTGTCCCGGATGTCCGCATCGACGCAGGCAGCCAAGCGAATCGCGTCATCGAGCTTATCGAAACCTGCGCCCTGCGCCGCACGAACCTCGTTGCCGACGAATGCAAGTCCCCGCGTCCCGTGCGCCTCCAGCACAGCGGCATCGCGCGTCTCGAAGCGATTGTCCAGGATGCGAATACCCTGGTGTACCGGCCGCTCGGCAAGCGGCTCGGGAATCGCGGGTATTATCGCGACGACCGGACAGCCGGCATCGCCGCAATCGACGAACCGGTTGCCGCGAATCGTCAGATCGCGCACCGGGCCGGACTCGAACCAGGAAGACGCGTCGCCCTCGATCCAAACGGCGCTCATCCGCGTTCGTTCGAACGTATTGTTTTCGACGACAGCCGGACGGCGCGTCGTCAAGAGGATGCCGCGCGTCGGAATGCGCGCGAACCGGTTGCCGGCGATGAGCACCTCAGGCGTCCAGGTTACGTTTTCCACGACGTCACCCTCGCCGACCGCTTCTGGCGCCGGCTCCGCCAGCGTCAATTCAAGCAGGCGGTCGCCGAGGCGCTCAACGCCCGCGACCGTACCCGTGCCGAGAGACGTCAGCGTGCCGGAGCCGGCGAACTCGATCTCGTCCCCCGATCGAAAGGCTGCGAAGCCGTAGCTCTGCGGATGCATGAATCGCAACCGGAGCCGGTTCGCCGCGGACCTGCCCTCAATCCGCATGTAAGTGCCGTGTACATTGATCGCGTCGTCGTGGGCGCCGGAAAACAGGCTGTCGGCAATGGAGATTTTACCCTTGCAGCCCATCAGATGAACGAAGTCCGCAAATGCGGCGACGGTGCGGCCCGTCTCCGGACGAGGCGCGAGCGTGAGCCGCGAGAAAGTAAGACGCTCGC from the Cohnella hashimotonis genome contains:
- a CDS encoding SDR family NAD(P)-dependent oxidoreductase encodes the protein MLLNEKVCLITGAASGIGEIAARRFASEGAIVAVVDIDADNGRRVADAIVAEGGRACAVRADVSSESDVARAVAEVLQTYGTIDVLLNNAATILPKPLEEVSEEEWTRVIDINLKSVYLTIKHTIPALRRSKGNIVNMASLNGLVGQKQNAVYASTKGAVIAMTKALALDYAPDGVRVNCLCPAGVMTPLLEQWRLGQPDPDATSRLLADMHPLGRPASSEEIADAALFLASDGARFITGVALPVDGGASLGY
- a CDS encoding GntR family transcriptional regulator, with amino-acid sequence MPDNPPSLNRYVLADELYTLLKKRILSHEMSAGDKINIDKLARDLGVSNIPIREALSRLSSEGLVSVVPFKGMFVAAMNARDIDEIFEIRASLESLALRKAATRIPKDRLRRILAETTAAQEEADAGQETASRMFKMNEGLHGTILAYADNENLQRMVVSLIERIYRYLNLLNFTIAIADEREEHARILSALLADDMDEATAALERHLQRARQRLRDSFS
- a CDS encoding right-handed parallel beta-helix repeat-containing protein — its product is MESRKGKQGWGLAGEARGRGTEPKNGREAIASQSSSRALFRLEDFEARPDSGKDATVAMRGAIAAASAAGRPALLVCKPERYDFYPAEATRAPYFITNTASAAENPDITKTIGIFLKNAQDLIIDGGGALFVFHGKQTMLALDGCERVEIRNLRMDYASPTVTEAKVTGVGADWMTLEAHPDSRYIIDDGKLFWAGDGWTFHEGPMQAFDPVRDATWRIDNVIEAASAAEEEEPGLVRLRFGGPGAATLIGIEPGFVLQCRDGVRDQVGVFLLNSRDVKMEEVGLHFMHGLGIVGQYSERLTFSRLTLAPRPETGRTVAAFADFVHLMGCKGKISIADSLFSGAHDDAINVHGTYMRIEGRSAANRLRLRFMHPQSYGFAAFRSGDEIEFAGSGTLTSLGTGTVAGVERLGDRLLELTLAEPAPEAVGEGDVVENVTWTPEVLIAGNRFARIPTRGILLTTRRPAVVENNTFERTRMSAVWIEGDASSWFESGPVRDLTIRGNRFVDCGDAGCPVVAIIPAIPEPLAERPVHQGIRILDNRFETRDAAVLEAHGTRGLAFVGNEVRAAQGAGFDKLDDAIRLAACVDADIRDNRLILAEDGL